A region of the Lachancea thermotolerans CBS 6340 chromosome E complete sequence genome:
GATTCCTTCAACTTTAGTGTTCTTCTGATTGCCTCAGCGCCACGGTTCAATAGCGCAGCTTTTAGTACTTTTTCGTGGACCTTAGTTTCTTCTGACTCGCTCATCTGCTTTAGCTCATAGTACAGATCCCGCGCTACTGATTCATCAAACATTGATGGTAGTCTGCTCAATTCTTGAACAGTTTTCTTCCTGTAGTGTGATGCAAATACTGCAAGTGATACAACCAAGATGGAAACATAGAGGAGAGGTGTGTAGAAAGATACAACCTTTGTCTCCACTGTTGGCCCGCCATCTTCAGTAAAGGTGCTGTTGAAGTCACTGTAGTTAGAGGACATGACTGCTTTGTCTGTTCAGCTCTTTAAAGCTGTCAAATTTAATTAGTTAATTAGACATTTTTTATATTTGCCACTACGACGCTCAAGTCACTATAAGGGCCAAGCATTGATAGCCGTTCAAGGAACAAACCATAGGAAGGTAATCTAAAATGATATTGAGATTCAGGTCAAAAAGTGGCATGCACAGGGTGGAGTGCGAAGAAACTACGAAGTTCGGTGAGCTCTTAGATCGTCTACTGCCTAGAATAAGTCAGAATATCGATAGAGATTCTTTGAAGGTTGGCGTCACCGCAAGCGAGATGTGGAATGTCAGCAACATAGCAGACTCCACCATTAAGGATTTAGGTTTCAAGCATGGGTCTCTTTGTACCCTCGAATATCAAACAAAGGGGGACCAACTTGCACTTAatgctcaaaatcaaagtAGCAATCAAATGGGAGCAAACTCCGCGGTACAAATCACCCCTGTTAAGCATGCTGGTCCATTGAATGTCAGAGAGCTACCTGTTGATGTCCAGCTCGAGAAGGAGGATGGGCTAATTGAGCGCAAAAGGTCGCCTCTTTGTAGACACGGCGACAAAGGAATGTGCGAGTACTGCTCGCCTTTGCCGCCATGGGACCGCGATTACCAAAAGGAGCAGAATATAAAACATATTTCCTTCCACGCACACCTAAAGCAGCTAAATGAGCAgaccaacaaaaagcccgGTGGTGGCTCCTACATCCCCCCGCTCTCGCAACCTGACTTTCGCATCAACAAGCACTGCGCAGCTGGACACGACCCTTGGCCCAAAGGTATTTGCTCCAAATGTCAGCCCTCTGCTATCACCCTCAAGCAGCAAGATTTCAGGATGGTGGACCACGTTGAGTTCCAAAAAAGTGAAATAATCAATGAATTCATTGATAGTTGGAGACTTACGGGCTCTCAAAGGGTTGGTTACATATACGGACATTACGCACCTTATGATG
Encoded here:
- the SEC66 gene encoding Sec63 complex subunit SEC66 (similar to uniprot|P33754 Saccharomyces cerevisiae YBR171W SEC66 Non-essential subunit of Sec63 complex (Sec63p Sec62p Sec66p and Sec72p) with Sec61 complex Kar2p/BiP and Lhs1p forms a channel competent for SRP-dependent and post-translational SRP-independent protein targeting and import into the ER) codes for the protein MSSNYSDFNSTFTEDGGPTVETKVVSFYTPLLYVSILVVSLAVFASHYRKKTVQELSRLPSMFDESVARDLYYELKQMSESEETKVHEKVLKAALLNRGAEAIRRTLKLKESEPQVTMLYKNGSVGEEYWKRYQNEVKLVDLEFKECIQEAEMMQPGWPQLFVGVCREICFNQALKRRYQAILLRKDVFAVQWDLKFDDNGRLLE